GCACCAGATCGGCGATGCGCAGGCTGAGCAGTCCGGTCTGGCGCGTGCCCAGCACCTCACCGGGGCCACGTAACTCCAGATCGCGGCGGGCGATCTCGAAGCCATCGTTGGTATCGCGCAGCACACCCAGCCGGGCGCGCGCCTGCCCGGAGAGTCGGCCGTGATACATCAGCACGCAGCTGCTCCGGGCACTGCCGCGCCCCACCCGTCCGCGCAGCTGATGCAGCTGCGCCAGCCCCAGGCGCTCGGCATTCTCGATGATCATCAGCGAGGCGTTGGGCACGTCGACACCCACCTCGATCACGGTGGTGGCGACCAGCAGATCCAACGCGCCGGCCTTGAAGGCCGCCATCACCGCCTCTTTATCACGCGGTTTCATGCGGCCATGCACCAGCCCCACGCGCTGTCCCGGCAACGCCGCGGCCAGCTGCGTGGCGGTATCTTCCGCGGCCTGGCATTGCAGCGCCTCGGATTCCTCGATCAGGGTGCACACCCAATAGGCCTGACGCCCGCCGGCACAGGCCTGGCGCACGCGCTCGACGATCTCGGGCCGGCGGCTGTCGGGTACCACCACCGTCTGCACCGGCGCACGTCCCGGCGGCAGCTCATCAATGACCGAGGCATCCAGATCGGCATACAGCGTCATGGCCAGCGTGCGTGGGATGGGCGTCGCCGTCATGGTCAGCTGATGCGGCCGCAGCGTGCCCTGTTTGCCCTTGTCGCGCAGGGCCAGGCGCTGATGCACGCCGAAGCGGTGCTGCTCATCGACGATCACCAGTCCCAGGCGTGCGAAGCGCACGTCGTCCTGAAACAGCGCATGGGTACCGATGGCGACCGGCGCGGTACCCGCCGCCAGCGTGGCGAGCGCGGCGTCACGCGCACGGCCCTTGACCTTGCCCGACAGCCGGGCGACCGCCACGCCCAACGGCGCCAGCCAGGCATGGAAGTTCTGGTAATGCTGTTCGGCCAGCAGCTCCGTCGGCGCCATCACCGCGACCTGCGCACCGGCCTCGACGGCCTGCAGCGCGGCGAGCGCCGCGACCACCGTCTTGCCCGAACCGACATCGCCCTGTACCAGCCGCAGCATGGGGTGGCCGCGCGCGAGATCGGCCGCGATCTCGGCGGTGACGCGCCGCTGCGCCGCCGTCAGCGCGAACGGCAGGGTCGTGAGGAAACGGTCCCGCAGCCCGCCCGCACCGTCGAGCGCCGGCGCGCGTTGTGCCTTGGCCGCGT
The Gammaproteobacteria bacterium DNA segment above includes these coding regions:
- the recG gene encoding ATP-dependent DNA helicase RecG, translating into MTPGTTLDSRKEARPLDELPVTSLRGVGPRAAQRLTNLGIETLQDLLFHLPARYQDRTRVLPIGALRPGDEAAIEGAVDLAEVKFGRRRMLLVRLSDGTGSLTLRFFHFNANQQAGFARGTRLRCFGEVRSGAVTLEMIHPEYRRVDAAVEEQTEDHLTPVYPTTEGLHQLTLRGLTEQALEYLAHSGDAGLHDWLPSELLRQFKLPSLAAAIRYVHRPPPGASVEDLLSGHHPAQRRLVFEELLAHHLSLRRLRYAAKAQRAPALDGAGGLRDRFLTTLPFALTAAQRRVTAEIAADLARGHPMLRLVQGDVGSGKTVVAALAALQAVEAGAQVAVMAPTELLAEQHYQNFHAWLAPLGVAVARLSGKVKGRARDAALATLAAGTAPVAIGTHALFQDDVRFARLGLVIVDEQHRFGVHQRLALRDKGKQGTLRPHQLTMTATPIPRTLAMTLYADLDASVIDELPPGRAPVQTVVVPDSRRPEIVERVRQACAGGRQAYWVCTLIEESEALQCQAAEDTATQLAAALPGQRVGLVHGRMKPRDKEAVMAAFKAGALDLLVATTVIEVGVDVPNASLMIIENAERLGLAQLHQLRGRVGRGSARSSCVLMYHGRLSGQARARLGVLRDTNDGFEIARRDLELRGPGEVLGTRQTGLLSLRIADLVRDQDALPAVERAAERLLEAYPDRVAPLIRRWLGDAGRYGEV